Proteins co-encoded in one Streptosporangiales bacterium genomic window:
- a CDS encoding deaminase codes for MRMLIYTAFVSLDGVVDSPGGGSGESHRSAGWTFRDLQFVEEAYEIKGREQEEATAMMLGRTSYQAFAQVWPGMDEFARYKELPKYVVSTSLKTDDVVDNWGATTILRSLDDVASVKEGQGGPIIIHDSATLARNLADADLLDRYHLLVFPVVLGAGKRMFSDTDKDKQMLTLVENESYSNGIQKLVYDVVH; via the coding sequence ATGCGCATGCTGATCTACACAGCCTTCGTCTCCCTCGACGGCGTCGTCGACTCCCCCGGCGGAGGGTCCGGGGAATCTCACCGCAGCGCCGGCTGGACCTTCAGGGACCTCCAGTTCGTCGAGGAGGCGTACGAGATCAAGGGCCGGGAGCAGGAGGAGGCCACGGCGATGATGCTGGGCCGGACCAGTTACCAGGCCTTCGCCCAGGTGTGGCCAGGCATGGACGAGTTCGCTCGGTACAAGGAGCTCCCGAAGTACGTCGTCTCCACCTCCCTGAAGACGGACGACGTGGTCGACAACTGGGGCGCGACGACCATCCTGCGCTCACTCGACGACGTCGCGTCCGTCAAGGAGGGCCAGGGCGGCCCGATCATCATCCACGACAGCGCCACCCTGGCCCGTAACCTCGCCGACGCGGACTTGCTCGACCGCTACCACCTGCTTGTGTTCCCGGTTGTGCTCGGAGCCGGCAAGCGGATGTTCAGCGACACCGACAAGGACAAGCAGATGCTGACCCTGGTCGAGAACGAGTCGTACAGCAACGGCATCCAGAAGCTGGTCTACGACGTCGTCCACTGA